From the genome of Dehalobacter sp.:
CCGGCGCTGACCTTCAATGCGTATCAGGAGCGGACCCACGCTTGGAATCAACAGCTCAAAGCCGGCCGGACAGTATCGGGAAAAACCGGAGCAGGCAAGCATTGGCTCAGTGCTGCGGTGACGGATTCTTCCATGATTGCGCCGTTGCTGAAGTCCGGTGCGGACAGAATCATCCTGGGCGGAGAACACTGGCGGTCCAGACCGCCCCTTACCCTGGCAGAGCTGCAGAAGGCACTCGATACGTGTCAAAGCCGGGGAAGAACGTTACTATGGAGACTGCCGCGAATCCTGAATCAGACCCAATGTGAGCAGGTGCTGAAAGATCTGACAAAGGTGGCAGGCTGGTCGGCAAGGCCGGTGATCATGGCCGGGAATCTGGCGGAAATCGAAATGGTGAAGACCGTTGATCCCGAGTGGACCTGGGAGACGGATTATTTTATGCATTGTTTTAACGAAGCGGCGCTGGAATGGGTTCGCAGGGCAGGCGGAAGACAGGCAGCCCTTTCCATGGAATTAAGTCAGGAACAGCTTGCTGTTCTGGGCAAATCCGAAGGCATTGAGTTGCTGGTGTTTGGGGATATGGAAATGATGGTCAGTGAATTTTGTCTTCCCGGCGCTGTGATGGGGGAGGGGAAAGACGGAGCCCGCAACAAATGCGGAAAGGCCTGTCAAAACAAAGACCTGTACCTGAAGGACCGCATGGCCTATCACTTCCCACTGGCTGCGGATCAAGAGTGCCGGATGCATGTCTTCAACGCCAAGACCTTGAATCTGGTAACCGAACTGTCTAAAATAGCCGATATGGGCATCAGAAATATCCGGCTGGAACTGCTTCGGGCATCCCTGCCCCAGGCTGAACGTGCCGTTGCAGTATTTCACCGGCTTTGGCAAGAAACGGCTGGAGGCAAGAACATAGGCAAAGAGGAAACAGAAGAAGCGATGAAAAGCCTGGAGGGGCTTTATCCCGATGGCTTTACCAGAGGACATTTTTACAGAGGGGTGCTAACATAAATTGATAGCTTCAGATAAAGTCCTGGCGAAACTGGATTTTGGCGCAGTCAGAGAACGGCTTAGGAATCATTGCATGCTTCCCGGGGCGAAAGAATTAGCGGAAGCCCTTGTTCCGGAGTCTGACCTGAGTACCGTAAGAGCGCTGCTCCGTGAAACGGACGAAGGGAAAATTCTCCTTAGGATGAACCCTTTGTTTTCAGTCAGAGGAGCACGGGAAATCCGTCCTTATCTGGAAAGATGCGACCGGGGCGGAACCTTAAATCCGGAAGAATTGCTGGAAATCAGAGATACGTTGAAAACTGCCCGCCGCCTGAAGAATACGCTGCTGGAAGGAAGCCAGGCAGGAAAAGATCCGTACAGCGAATTATATACGCTCAGAGAAACGGTCGATGGGATTGTACCGCAGAAAGAGATAGAAGACGATATCTCCCGCAGTGTTTCCGAGGACGGGGATATCAATGACCGGGCTTCCGAAGAGCTGGCCAGACTGCGGAAAGCGAAAGGAACAAGCCAGCAGCGGATCAAGGAAAGCCTCGATGGGATTTTAAGAAATCCGAACTATCAAAAGATGCTTCAGGACAATGTCATTACAAGCAGAGGGGACCGCTATGTGGTTCCAATTAAAATGGAATACAGTTCAGCTTTTCCTGGAATTGTCCATGATCAGTCAGCCAGCGGTGCAACCCTTTTTATCGAACCGATGGCAGTGGTCCAGCTTGGCAATGAACTGAGGGAGATCACCCTGAAAGAGAACAGGGAAGTTCAAAGGATTCTTCAGCAGCTCACAGCAAAAGTTGCTGCCAGGATTCCGGAAATCCTGCTGTTGAATGAAGCCTTGATTAAGCTGGATTTCATTCTGGCGAAAGCCCGTCTAAGTGAAGATATGGAAGCCGGGTCACCGCTCGTAATGAATAAACAGGAGGTCAAGCTGATCGGCGCGAGACATCCTCTGCTCACCGGGCCTGTTGTGCCGATATCCGTCGAACTCGGGATGGATGATCAATTTCTGATCATTACCGGTCCGAACACCGGTGGTAAGACTGTAACGCTGAAGACAATCGGCCTTATGGCGGTGATGATGCAGTCCGGGCTTCATATTCCGGTCGAAAGTGATTCCCGGCTTGGGATCTTCACTCGGATTTTTGTCGATATCGGTGATGAGCAGAGTGTCGAACAGTCTTTGAGTACGTTCTCCGCCCATATGACCAATATTGTGGATATTATCCGGGAAGCCGACAGCCGTTCCCTGGTTCTGCTGGACGAGCTCGGGGCCGGGACGGACCCGGGAGAAGGGGCTGCTCTGGCCATGGCGATCCTTGCGGAATTATTGGAACGCGGAAGCTGCGGGGTGGCTACGACGCATTACGGTGCATTAAAGACCTTTGCCTACAATACACCCGGGGTTGAAAATGCTTCAGTTGAGTTTAATCCGGAAACGCTTAAGCCCACCTACCGCCTGCTGACCGGCATTCCCGGACGCAGCAATGCCTTATCGATTGCCCAGCGGCTTGGACTTGGCAGTGGTATTTTGGAAAAAGCCCGCTCCTTTATCTCCGAACGGGATACGAAGGAGAGCGATCTCCTGGAGAACCTCGAGGATACGCAAAGGGAAATTGAACTCAAAAAACGGAGTGTGGAAGAAGAGCAGAAGAAGGCTGAACATAAAGCCGCTGAGCTTAAGAAAAAGAATCTGGAATTAGAAGAGAAATACGAAGATATTCTTCGTAAAGCCAAAGAAGAGGCTGTAGAAGTTGTCCGTCAGGCCAGACTCGAAGCCGAAGGTATCATTAAAGAAATCAAGGAAGCCCAGAAGAAAGAACGGCGTGAACAGGAAGCAGCGCTGGAGAAAACACGCCAGGGACTTAAAAAACTCTCCGAAAAGGTATATGAAACCGGGTACGCCGGAAGAAACAAATCCGGGCCGAAGCCCGGACAGGTAGAACCGGGGCAAACGGTCTATATGCCCAATCTTCGACAGAAAGGCCAGGTCCTGCAAAAACCTGATAACAACAATGAAGTGCTGGTCCAGACGGGCATTTTGAAAGTCAGCGTTCCGCTGTCCGAAATCCGGTTAGTCGATGAGACGAGGAAACCAGAGCATTTTGAAAAAACAATCAAAGGTACTTTCGGGCTGAGCAAAGCGGCAAATCTCAGAAGTGAAATCGATCTTCGGGGAAAACTGGTTGAAGAGGGCATCCTGTTGCTGGATAAGTATCTGGATGATGCTGTGATTACAGGAATTAATCAGGTCAGTGTGATTCATGGCAAAGGGACAGGCGCCCTGCGGGCAGGCATTCATCAGTTTCTGAAGAGACATCCCCATGTTGCTGCTTACCGTTTAGGTGAGTTTGGCGAAGGCGATTCCGGGGTCACGATCGTTGAATTAAAGTAACCCAACCTAGTACATGATCTTTAAATAAGTTGACAAATATATTTATTTGGGTCTGGTCTGCGCGCCACATTCCGCTCTCGGCAGATAGCGCCCTCCGTGGCGCTATCTGCCGCGCTCCGCATCCATGCTCCGCTTACGCTGGAACTGTGGCACACAGACCCAGCTATGAAGGTTTAAATGTCTAGTTATTAGAGAGCGGTATACTAGCCACAAAAAAACACTGCCGAGGTTATCTAAACCATCGGCAGTGTTTTTTTTAGAGGCATCGTCAATTACTGATTTCCAACGTCACGGGATTTGACGGAGGACCCTCTGTAAAAGAGTCATTGTCCATCAGAACACCCCAGAAGGTGTAGGTTCCGGAGACTGCTCCGGCACCGAAAAGATTTAAACGGTATTGAATCGTCCTCTTGTTTCCGTCTTCCGGCACATACGTTTCAAGATAGGATTGTCCCGGTTTCTTGATATACAGCTTAACGGTATATTTTTTGCTGTTATAGTTGGAAACCGGAAGCTGAACAACGGTGCTCGATTCGTCATAATACGGAGAAGACAAAGACAATTGAGGAATACTTGAATCTCCTGCCGGTGGAGTCTCACCGCTGGTAGAGCCGCCACTTTCATTCACATATTTGTCCGGAGCCTTATAGGGGGCTTCGTCCGACGGCCAGGTCACATCTTTAGGCCGGTCCAGAACGTTCAGGCAAATCCTCGATATGGCATTCATGCTGCCTACGGGGGCTAAAAGATTGGGGTTATTGGCATCGACATTCACTTCGACCCAAACATCACTGACTTTTGTAGGGACACTGTCTGTTGCGCATATCTCTGTTTTAACAAATTCCGAAGGAGTCAGACTGCTTGGCAGAAGACCTGATTTGGAATCGAATTTTACGGTCGTAAGCCCTTCGGGACGGCTGATACTTGACTGAACTGCCAGTCCTTCGTGGGCAACCGTCATGACTTGTTTCCAGATGCTGGCCGGGTAGCTGCCGCCATATACCTTATACAGGTAATGGCTTGTATCTGTTTGATCATACCCCATCCAGACAACCCCCACATATTTTGGGCTATAGCCGGCAAACCAGGCATCGGGATTACCGGACCTATTGCCAAATTTAGCAGGATCCAGGGATGTGGTACCCGTCTTACCGCAGATATACCAATTGCCAATCCGGGCCTTTGTGCCTGTTCCGGAGGTTACAACGCTTCTCAGGAGATCATTCATCAAATAAGCGGTGGTTTCTTTCATCACTCTTTTCTCGGAAGACGTGTTTTCGACGAGCGTTTTGCCGTCAGGACCCAGGACTTTAATAACACTGTAAGGTTCAGCTTTGACACCATTATTGGCAAATGTTCCGTAAGCTGAGGCCATCTGCAGAGTAGAAACATCAAATGTCCCGAGGGCCATGCTTAATACTTTGTCATTGTTGGTTAGGGAAAGCCCCAGATTATTCTTGGCGAACTGCCAACCGTTTTCAACCCCGAGAGAGCTTAAGAGTTTTACGGCGTAAACGTTCACCGAGTCCTCAACAGCTTCGCGCATCGTGATCA
Proteins encoded in this window:
- a CDS encoding endonuclease MutS2; amino-acid sequence: MIASDKVLAKLDFGAVRERLRNHCMLPGAKELAEALVPESDLSTVRALLRETDEGKILLRMNPLFSVRGAREIRPYLERCDRGGTLNPEELLEIRDTLKTARRLKNTLLEGSQAGKDPYSELYTLRETVDGIVPQKEIEDDISRSVSEDGDINDRASEELARLRKAKGTSQQRIKESLDGILRNPNYQKMLQDNVITSRGDRYVVPIKMEYSSAFPGIVHDQSASGATLFIEPMAVVQLGNELREITLKENREVQRILQQLTAKVAARIPEILLLNEALIKLDFILAKARLSEDMEAGSPLVMNKQEVKLIGARHPLLTGPVVPISVELGMDDQFLIITGPNTGGKTVTLKTIGLMAVMMQSGLHIPVESDSRLGIFTRIFVDIGDEQSVEQSLSTFSAHMTNIVDIIREADSRSLVLLDELGAGTDPGEGAALAMAILAELLERGSCGVATTHYGALKTFAYNTPGVENASVEFNPETLKPTYRLLTGIPGRSNALSIAQRLGLGSGILEKARSFISERDTKESDLLENLEDTQREIELKKRSVEEEQKKAEHKAAELKKKNLELEEKYEDILRKAKEEAVEVVRQARLEAEGIIKEIKEAQKKERREQEAALEKTRQGLKKLSEKVYETGYAGRNKSGPKPGQVEPGQTVYMPNLRQKGQVLQKPDNNNEVLVQTGILKVSVPLSEIRLVDETRKPEHFEKTIKGTFGLSKAANLRSEIDLRGKLVEEGILLLDKYLDDAVITGINQVSVIHGKGTGALRAGIHQFLKRHPHVAAYRLGEFGEGDSGVTIVELK